Proteins from a single region of Alloscardovia omnicolens:
- the xerA gene encoding site-specific tyrosine recombinase/integron integrase — protein MSPAMREAMSEYLDYIRVNKGLSAATVRAYSGDISHALHVLFLRGIESLDNIDRDHLRSWMAYELHRGESKATVARKVVAMRGFFEFAYTHGLCAKNPAESLATPKHSSRLPEILTKEQAVAFVEAAPHDDSTQVQGGDSSNSSSGRVHESAQDMRDTAMLELLYATGIRVSELVGLNISDINMNDRLIKVTGKGNKQRVVPFGLPAARALQKWVEQARADFLSDKTPEGALFLGRRGGRIDQRIVRSIVHQRAQDAGVPDIAPHALRHSAATHMLDGGADLREVQEILGHSSLSTTQRYTHVSMEKLKQTYAQAFPRA, from the coding sequence ATGAGCCCTGCTATGCGCGAAGCTATGAGCGAATATCTAGACTATATTCGTGTAAATAAAGGGCTGAGCGCAGCAACGGTGCGTGCTTATAGCGGTGATATTTCCCATGCTTTGCATGTATTGTTTTTACGCGGAATCGAGTCTTTAGATAATATTGATCGCGACCACTTGCGTTCATGGATGGCTTATGAGCTTCATCGTGGTGAATCAAAAGCAACAGTAGCACGCAAAGTAGTTGCCATGCGTGGATTTTTTGAGTTCGCGTACACACATGGCTTGTGCGCTAAGAATCCTGCAGAATCTTTAGCGACTCCTAAACATTCATCACGTTTGCCAGAGATCCTGACTAAAGAGCAGGCTGTGGCTTTTGTGGAAGCTGCGCCGCATGATGATAGCACTCAGGTGCAGGGTGGAGATAGCAGTAATAGCAGCAGTGGTCGAGTCCACGAGAGTGCTCAGGATATGCGTGACACTGCAATGCTTGAGTTACTGTATGCCACGGGAATCCGTGTATCTGAGCTTGTAGGGCTGAATATATCGGACATTAATATGAACGATAGGCTTATTAAAGTGACTGGTAAAGGTAATAAACAACGTGTGGTTCCTTTTGGGCTTCCAGCTGCACGAGCATTGCAGAAGTGGGTGGAGCAGGCACGCGCAGATTTTCTGAGCGATAAAACGCCGGAAGGTGCATTGTTCTTAGGACGTCGAGGAGGGCGTATTGATCAACGCATTGTGCGCTCTATTGTGCATCAGCGTGCGCAGGATGCTGGAGTTCCTGATATTGCTCCCCATGCTTTACGCCATTCTGCTGCAACGCATATGCTTGATGGGGGAGCAGATTTAAGAGAAGTTCAAGAAATTTTAGGACATTCCTCTTTGTCTACCACGCAGCGCTATACGCATGTGTCGATGGAGAAGTTGAAGCAAACATATGCACAAGCATTTCCGCGTGCATAA
- a CDS encoding ABC transporter substrate-binding protein produces MKKSKITVLTAAVAAAVMALGACGSSQGGSSKGASTDSVITAFASEPENPLIPASTNESGGWRAVDLLFSGLVNFDANGNVKNEVAKSIKANDDNTKYDIEIGDDWKFTDGTKVTSESFTKAWSYAAVASNSMLNSSWFANIKGYDELQAEGTPSDAQLSGLTVTDDTHFSVELTNSSSTFPIQVGYQAFMPLPESFYKDPKAFGQKPVGNGAYKLKAWDHNQYIKLVKNEDYKGSFPGKSQEIDFRVYTDMDSAYSDVQAGNLDVMDSVPTSATTTFESDSSVQAYNKPGSVFQALTIPTNLEHFGINDEGRLRRAAISRAINREQIVKKVLGGTGTPAVDFITPAMPGYSEDLKGNEVLKYDANEAKKLWQEANAISDWGNSKLSLSYNADGGHKDIFDAYANSIKNALGIDVEATPIATFQQLRQEINNRSLKAAFRAGWMPDYPSAENYLQPLYSSAAADGNGSNDGDYKNPEFDALLTKANAAPSIEDANKIYQEAEEILLKDLPSIPIYYANSKGVAAQGVKGFTMAWNSMPDYRALTK; encoded by the coding sequence ATGAAGAAGTCAAAGATTACAGTGCTGACTGCAGCAGTGGCTGCAGCAGTCATGGCATTAGGTGCGTGCGGCTCTTCTCAGGGTGGCTCTTCCAAAGGCGCCTCTACTGATTCTGTTATTACCGCATTTGCTAGTGAACCAGAAAATCCACTTATCCCAGCAAGCACCAATGAATCTGGTGGTTGGCGTGCTGTTGACTTGCTATTCTCTGGTCTTGTAAACTTCGATGCTAATGGCAATGTAAAGAATGAAGTTGCTAAGAGCATCAAAGCAAATGATGACAACACTAAATATGATATTGAAATTGGTGATGATTGGAAGTTTACTGATGGTACTAAGGTAACATCAGAATCTTTCACTAAGGCATGGAGCTACGCAGCAGTAGCATCTAATTCCATGTTGAACAGCTCTTGGTTTGCCAATATTAAGGGATACGATGAGCTTCAGGCTGAAGGTACTCCAAGCGATGCTCAGTTGAGTGGTTTAACTGTTACAGATGACACTCACTTTAGTGTTGAACTTACGAACAGCTCTTCAACTTTCCCAATTCAGGTTGGTTACCAGGCATTTATGCCTTTGCCAGAATCTTTCTATAAGGATCCAAAGGCATTTGGACAAAAGCCAGTGGGTAACGGTGCTTACAAGTTGAAGGCTTGGGATCACAATCAGTATATTAAACTTGTAAAGAATGAAGATTACAAGGGTAGTTTCCCAGGTAAGAGCCAAGAAATTGACTTCAGGGTTTACACCGATATGGATAGCGCTTACTCAGATGTTCAGGCAGGTAACCTGGATGTTATGGACTCTGTTCCAACATCTGCAACCACCACTTTTGAATCTGATTCTTCTGTACAAGCTTATAACAAGCCAGGTTCTGTTTTCCAGGCTTTGACTATTCCAACTAACTTAGAGCATTTTGGCATTAATGATGAGGGACGCTTGCGTCGTGCTGCTATCTCTCGTGCTATTAACCGTGAACAGATTGTTAAGAAGGTACTTGGTGGTACAGGTACTCCTGCAGTAGATTTCATTACTCCAGCAATGCCTGGATACTCTGAAGATCTCAAGGGCAATGAAGTGCTCAAGTACGATGCTAACGAAGCAAAGAAGTTGTGGCAGGAAGCTAACGCAATTAGCGACTGGGGCAACAGCAAGTTGAGCTTGAGCTACAACGCTGATGGCGGTCATAAGGACATTTTCGACGCATATGCAAACTCCATCAAGAATGCTTTAGGAATTGATGTAGAAGCAACTCCAATCGCTACTTTCCAGCAGCTGCGTCAGGAAATCAACAACCGCTCTCTCAAGGCTGCTTTCCGCGCTGGTTGGATGCCTGATTACCCATCTGCAGAAAACTACTTGCAGCCTCTCTACAGCTCTGCTGCAGCTGATGGCAACGGTTCTAATGATGGTGACTACAAGAATCCTGAATTTGATGCTTTGCTGACCAAGGCGAATGCTGCACCAAGCATTGAGGATGCAAATAAGATTTATCAGGAAGCAGAAGAGATTCTTCTCAAGGATCTTCCAAGCATCCCAATCTACTATGCCAACAGCAAGGGCGTTGCAGCTCAGGGCGTGAAGGGCTTCACAATGGCTTGGAACTCTATGCCTGACTACCGTGCTTTAACAAAGTAG
- a CDS encoding DUF3159 domain-containing protein, whose amino-acid sequence MSESENNKGLKALADSSDNFSVWDAIGGLRGIAESVIPFLAFTVIFMTTTNLIAALIVVSILIVTFVAARLMQRQTLMGAFSGMIVTLISVAFAAVSHSARHFYSPGIFINSIAMVVLFASLILKKPGIGWIVDQFSGESTMSALYKQYVQATWVWIAGFMLRLVIEIPLYIMHYVDALGVARILTGVPLFACMLGISWFIIAPARKKLDPQVQQTQETQAPHEN is encoded by the coding sequence ATGTCTGAGTCTGAAAACAATAAAGGTCTTAAAGCCTTAGCAGATTCTTCCGATAACTTCTCCGTGTGGGATGCTATCGGAGGGCTTCGAGGCATAGCTGAATCAGTTATTCCATTTCTTGCTTTCACCGTTATCTTTATGACGACGACAAATCTAATCGCCGCTCTGATCGTTGTGTCGATACTCATCGTAACTTTTGTTGCAGCACGGCTCATGCAGCGACAAACGCTTATGGGCGCATTCTCTGGCATGATTGTCACTTTAATTTCTGTTGCATTTGCAGCTGTGAGTCATTCTGCGCGGCATTTTTATAGCCCGGGAATATTTATTAATAGTATTGCTATGGTGGTTCTGTTCGCGTCATTGATTCTCAAGAAGCCAGGCATTGGTTGGATAGTCGATCAGTTTAGTGGTGAATCTACTATGAGCGCTCTCTATAAGCAGTACGTGCAAGCAACATGGGTATGGATTGCAGGTTTTATGCTGCGGCTTGTGATAGAAATTCCACTGTACATCATGCATTATGTGGACGCTTTGGGAGTGGCACGTATTCTTACGGGTGTTCCGTTATTTGCATGCATGCTTGGGATTTCTTGGTTTATTATTGCTCCGGCACGTAAAAAGTTGGATCCTCAAGTTCAGCAGACACAAGAGACACAAGCTCCACACGAGAATTAG
- a CDS encoding ABC transporter ATP-binding protein, whose protein sequence is MTDNMHIPSPLLEVKDLNVEFNTSAGPVKAVRNASFNVYPGQWVAIVGESGSGKSTSAMAALGLLAGTGHITSGSIKLEGEEISGYTSKQFEAIRGSKMGLVPQDPMSNLNPVHRIERQIKEALTANNVDISREQRIRLEDALKRSDVELSADEYVHDDNDELFLGSAERDNLIAAARQAGGSAISEDTYKQWEESWVPGSITRWLVLQDMVEAGISKEKAAEVATKYVTGSTMRDRIAGVLDEAGMPDAAARARQYPHEYSGGMRQRALIAMGLAARPRLLIADEPTSALDVTVQKKILDHLHTLTDSLGTAVLFITHDLGLAAERAQHIVVMYKGQVVESGPSLEVLQHPQHPYTKRLVAAAPSLASQRMESTVESARVSEKAAGDASADNTSAGKTRDTVISVKNLVREFKIPGRKELFKAVDDVSFDVKRGTTLAIVGESGSGKSTVANMVLHLLDPTSGTVTYEGENIHSFDKKQLLDFRRHVQPVFQNPYGSLDPTYTIFRSIEEPLRIHKIGDVKSREARVRELLDMVEMPQSVMSRYPNELSGGQRQRIAVARAMALNPDVIVADEAVSALDVLVQDQVLHLLNDLQAERGLTYLFITHDLAVVRQIADDVVVMQHGKLVEHASTDEVFNNPQTQYTRDLLDAIPGGKLELGLD, encoded by the coding sequence ATGACTGATAATATGCATATTCCATCCCCTCTTCTTGAGGTGAAAGATCTCAACGTCGAATTCAATACTTCTGCAGGACCTGTTAAGGCAGTGCGCAATGCCAGCTTTAATGTGTATCCAGGTCAGTGGGTGGCTATTGTAGGTGAATCCGGGTCGGGTAAATCCACATCAGCAATGGCAGCTTTGGGCTTGCTTGCTGGAACTGGTCATATTACTTCAGGCAGTATCAAGCTTGAAGGTGAAGAAATTTCGGGTTATACGTCTAAGCAATTCGAAGCTATTCGTGGATCTAAAATGGGATTAGTTCCTCAAGATCCTATGTCAAATTTGAATCCGGTACATCGTATTGAACGACAAATCAAGGAAGCATTAACTGCTAATAATGTGGATATTAGTCGTGAACAGCGCATTCGATTAGAGGATGCTTTGAAGCGGTCCGATGTTGAGCTTTCAGCAGATGAATACGTTCATGATGATAATGATGAGCTGTTCTTGGGATCAGCTGAACGTGATAATTTAATAGCTGCAGCGCGTCAAGCAGGCGGTTCTGCAATTTCTGAAGACACCTATAAGCAGTGGGAAGAATCATGGGTTCCTGGCTCTATTACACGCTGGCTCGTGTTGCAAGATATGGTAGAGGCTGGAATCAGTAAGGAAAAGGCAGCAGAGGTTGCTACCAAGTATGTTACTGGTTCAACCATGCGTGATCGTATTGCTGGTGTGCTTGACGAAGCTGGTATGCCAGATGCTGCAGCGCGTGCACGTCAGTATCCACATGAATATTCGGGTGGTATGCGTCAGCGTGCTCTTATTGCGATGGGTTTGGCTGCTCGTCCTCGACTGCTTATTGCTGATGAACCAACCTCAGCATTGGATGTTACGGTGCAGAAGAAAATTTTGGACCATTTGCACACGCTAACAGATTCCTTGGGAACTGCTGTGCTTTTCATTACTCATGATTTAGGCTTAGCAGCTGAACGCGCTCAGCATATTGTGGTGATGTATAAAGGTCAAGTGGTAGAATCCGGCCCAAGCTTGGAGGTTTTGCAGCATCCACAGCATCCATATACCAAGCGTCTTGTAGCAGCAGCTCCTTCCTTGGCATCTCAGCGTATGGAATCTACCGTAGAATCCGCTCGCGTCAGTGAAAAAGCAGCAGGGGATGCTTCTGCAGATAATACTTCTGCAGGCAAGACCCGCGACACAGTTATTTCTGTGAAGAATCTTGTGCGCGAATTTAAAATTCCAGGTCGCAAAGAGCTCTTCAAAGCGGTTGATGATGTGTCCTTTGACGTTAAGCGTGGCACAACTCTTGCCATTGTGGGTGAATCAGGTTCCGGTAAATCAACTGTAGCGAATATGGTTTTGCATTTGCTTGATCCTACAAGTGGTACTGTTACCTACGAAGGTGAAAATATTCATTCCTTCGATAAGAAGCAGCTGCTTGACTTCCGTCGCCATGTGCAGCCAGTTTTCCAAAATCCTTATGGTTCTTTGGATCCAACGTACACAATTTTCCGTTCTATTGAAGAACCTTTGCGTATTCATAAGATTGGTGATGTAAAGAGCCGTGAAGCTCGTGTGCGTGAGCTGCTCGACATGGTAGAGATGCCACAGTCTGTGATGAGTCGTTACCCTAATGAGCTTTCTGGTGGTCAGCGTCAGCGTATTGCAGTGGCACGTGCTATGGCTTTGAACCCAGATGTGATTGTGGCTGATGAAGCTGTTTCGGCTTTGGACGTTCTTGTTCAAGATCAGGTTTTGCATTTGCTCAATGATTTGCAGGCAGAACGTGGTCTAACATACTTGTTCATTACTCACGATTTGGCAGTGGTACGTCAAATTGCTGATGATGTGGTAGTTATGCAGCACGGTAAGCTGGTAGAACATGCGTCAACCGATGAGGTGTTCAATAATCCTCAGACGCAGTATACGCGTGATCTCTTGGATGCTATTCCAGGAGGAAAGTTAGAACTCGGATTGGATTAA
- a CDS encoding ABC transporter permease, with the protein MTQNYSPLPGQERYVAPLEETPLKAVDSVDTDAPATSMWADAWRSLRKNPLFIISAIVIVFIVFVALFPKVFTKLDPNYCTLDYSRDLPRAGHPFGFDIQGCDIYARVIYGTRTSLTVGIATTLIVVVIGGLVGAVAGFFGGWIDALLSRIVDIFYAIPLLLGAIVVLQMFRTSSSIWKIILVMAMFGWVSIARIARSSVLETKNLEFNTASTALGSTPMRNLFRHVIPNALAPVLVVGTTSLASYIVLEATLSFLGLGLPSGNVSWGGDISTAQTMLRTQPMVLFYPSAALAITALAFIMLGDAVSDALDPKSRTE; encoded by the coding sequence ATGACTCAGAATTATTCACCACTTCCAGGTCAAGAACGCTATGTGGCTCCTCTGGAAGAAACACCACTCAAAGCAGTGGATTCAGTTGATACCGATGCACCAGCAACCAGTATGTGGGCTGATGCATGGCGTAGCTTACGCAAGAATCCGCTGTTCATTATTTCTGCTATTGTTATTGTCTTTATTGTTTTCGTAGCACTGTTTCCAAAAGTATTTACGAAGTTAGATCCAAATTACTGCACCTTGGATTATTCTCGTGATTTGCCTCGTGCAGGACATCCTTTCGGTTTTGACATTCAAGGATGTGATATTTACGCACGTGTTATTTATGGAACACGTACTTCTTTGACTGTAGGTATTGCTACCACTTTGATTGTTGTTGTCATTGGTGGTCTTGTTGGAGCAGTTGCAGGATTTTTCGGCGGATGGATTGATGCGCTCCTTTCACGCATTGTGGATATTTTCTACGCTATTCCTTTGTTGCTTGGTGCTATCGTCGTTCTCCAAATGTTCCGTACCTCCTCATCAATTTGGAAGATTATTTTGGTGATGGCAATGTTCGGATGGGTATCTATTGCACGTATTGCTCGAAGCTCTGTTCTGGAAACAAAGAACCTCGAATTTAATACAGCATCCACAGCTTTGGGCTCAACCCCTATGCGTAACCTGTTCCGCCATGTTATTCCTAACGCATTAGCTCCTGTTTTGGTTGTTGGAACCACATCATTGGCTAGCTATATTGTGCTGGAAGCTACTCTAAGCTTCTTAGGTCTCGGTTTGCCGTCTGGAAACGTGAGCTGGGGTGGAGATATTTCCACAGCTCAAACTATGTTGCGTACTCAGCCTATGGTTTTGTTCTATCCATCTGCAGCATTAGCTATTACTGCTTTAGCCTTTATTATGTTGGGTGACGCAGTCAGCGACGCTTTGGATCCTAAGAGCCGTACTGAGTAA
- a CDS encoding DUF6725 family protein yields MLSSDSLSAIPAGSRIVARTFDGVDEFSGRPEYRDFVGHVLSTDAHGITLERDAAANGSRPSQIIYLHLEKIVRLKPIPERPPRSTHRHADEGNDAL; encoded by the coding sequence ATGCTCTCATCTGATTCTCTTAGCGCTATTCCTGCTGGTTCGCGCATTGTTGCTCGCACTTTTGACGGCGTGGATGAATTCAGCGGGCGCCCCGAATATAGAGATTTTGTGGGACACGTGCTGAGCACAGATGCTCACGGCATAACACTTGAGCGCGATGCTGCTGCTAATGGCTCACGCCCCTCTCAGATTATTTATCTCCACTTGGAGAAAATAGTTCGTCTTAAGCCTATTCCAGAAAGACCTCCTCGTTCTACTCATCGTCACGCAGATGAGGGAAATGACGCACTATAG
- a CDS encoding prephenate dehydrogenase/arogenate dehydrogenase family protein, protein MKIAIAGLGLIGGSLALALRETGHDVVAWNHRSAPYEAARKQGIECVRSVEDLAHALPDILVLCTPLKAMDSVLARLAPVLDERTTLTDVGSVKRQVLESVDEHGLRHCFVGAHPMAGNELAGFDAADARLFDRATWAVTVEDDTERERFIRVGQMICEGVKNRFIVTTAVDHDKATAQISHMPHVVATALACQLVNNKNSNIALALAAGSWRDMTRVALTTPDRTQAMVDENPDNVAALLHDIAARLEDCAVMVENSMHDDTALRQFFESAQPYRDVKAKLSKKIPEGVFTVPCDESAQDWKQQLITASRRGGRVEQIDNFDAIVRHFPHLRDDE, encoded by the coding sequence GTGAAAATTGCTATAGCAGGATTAGGCCTGATCGGCGGTTCTTTAGCCTTAGCTTTGCGTGAAACTGGGCATGATGTGGTGGCGTGGAATCACCGTAGTGCTCCGTACGAAGCAGCACGTAAGCAAGGGATTGAATGTGTGCGCAGCGTAGAAGATTTAGCGCATGCTCTACCTGATATTCTTGTGCTGTGCACTCCTCTGAAAGCTATGGATTCTGTTTTAGCACGGTTAGCACCTGTTTTGGATGAACGCACAACACTTACTGACGTGGGCAGTGTGAAACGTCAAGTGTTGGAGAGCGTTGATGAGCATGGCTTGAGACACTGTTTTGTGGGAGCACACCCTATGGCAGGTAATGAGTTAGCGGGTTTTGATGCTGCTGATGCGCGTCTTTTTGACCGAGCGACATGGGCTGTAACTGTAGAAGATGACACCGAACGTGAGCGTTTTATTCGTGTAGGACAGATGATCTGTGAGGGTGTAAAAAATCGTTTTATTGTGACCACTGCTGTTGATCATGACAAGGCGACAGCACAGATTTCTCATATGCCGCACGTTGTGGCCACAGCTTTAGCATGCCAATTGGTCAATAATAAGAATTCAAATATTGCTCTTGCTTTAGCTGCTGGATCATGGCGTGATATGACGCGCGTTGCCTTAACAACTCCTGATCGAACGCAAGCAATGGTCGATGAAAATCCAGATAATGTTGCGGCGCTATTGCATGATATTGCAGCACGTTTAGAAGACTGTGCTGTTATGGTCGAAAATAGTATGCATGATGATACTGCCTTACGCCAGTTTTTTGAATCAGCTCAACCATACCGTGATGTCAAAGCAAAATTAAGCAAAAAAATTCCTGAAGGCGTTTTTACTGTGCCATGCGATGAATCAGCACAAGACTGGAAGCAGCAGCTTATCACAGCATCACGGCGTGGTGGACGTGTAGAACAGATAGATAATTTTGATGCTATAGTGCGTCATTTCCCTCATCTGCGTGACGATGAGTAG
- a CDS encoding ABC transporter permease — protein sequence MWKYFLRRVLQMIPVVLGTTLLIYALVFALPGDPVVAMFGDKPVNEAIAQQIRAEYHLDQPFIIQYLYFLKNALTLDFGNTLRGGRPVIDVIAAAFPVTIKLGLMAFAFEAIFGVIFGIISGLKKGTWYDSAILIVSLLLISVPTFVVGFLMQYFLGVKWQIFPVTAGANPGFIDLLMPAMVLGSVSMAYIIRLSRREVSTNRTLDYVRTARAKGLSNRQVIVHHILRNSLIPVVTYLGADLGALMGGAMISERIFNINGIGNTLYKAILQGESNLVVSIVTLLVLIFVICNLIVDMIYAVLDPRIRYA from the coding sequence ATGTGGAAGTACTTTCTACGCCGTGTGCTACAAATGATTCCAGTTGTGCTGGGTACCACATTGCTTATTTACGCATTGGTATTCGCGCTTCCAGGTGATCCGGTTGTAGCAATGTTTGGTGATAAGCCGGTGAATGAGGCTATCGCTCAACAGATTCGAGCTGAGTACCATCTTGACCAGCCTTTTATTATTCAATATTTATACTTCTTAAAGAATGCTTTGACTTTAGATTTCGGTAACACGTTGCGAGGCGGCCGACCAGTTATTGATGTTATTGCAGCAGCTTTCCCAGTGACTATTAAGTTGGGTTTGATGGCTTTTGCATTTGAAGCTATTTTTGGTGTAATTTTTGGTATTATTTCAGGTTTGAAAAAAGGCACATGGTACGATTCCGCTATTTTAATTGTGTCTTTGTTGCTTATTTCGGTTCCTACATTCGTTGTTGGCTTCCTTATGCAGTACTTCTTAGGCGTAAAATGGCAAATTTTCCCGGTAACCGCGGGTGCAAATCCAGGCTTTATTGATTTGCTCATGCCAGCAATGGTGCTGGGATCGGTTTCTATGGCATATATCATTCGCCTAAGCCGTAGGGAAGTATCTACTAATAGAACTCTTGATTATGTGCGTACCGCACGTGCTAAGGGATTGAGTAATCGTCAGGTGATTGTGCACCATATTTTACGTAACTCTCTGATTCCTGTTGTTACCTATTTGGGTGCAGATTTGGGAGCACTCATGGGTGGCGCTATGATTTCTGAGCGAATCTTCAATATTAACGGTATTGGAAATACTTTGTACAAAGCAATTTTACAAGGCGAATCCAATCTGGTTGTATCGATTGTTACTCTGCTCGTGCTTATTTTCGTTATCTGCAATTTGATTGTGGATATGATTTACGCTGTACTCGATCCTCGAATTCGCTACGCATAA
- a CDS encoding prephenate dehydratase domain-containing protein — protein sequence MRLFYLGPRGSFTYQAAQAVSRSYALDYELEACVSEREIFDHVERGDGWGIIAWENNVEGYIAQNLDRLIDAHNIAGIERISVNVEFDAFVRPDHTDLTEVSAHPHGLAQCSQFITEHHLRMVPEQSNTAACQNLQAHQIALGPQGSGKLYGLETYRSQVQDYQGAHTDFLVLASRDDTVERNRMHKQLHTVCESIITVIPLVTGPGVVANLLDVFRDNGLNMTSLISRPIKAVDGTYSFVITLDASPWDAQMQAVIEEIQEHGDWVKILAVYPHRDTTHVPASQWNLPHVGHNPMLMEE from the coding sequence ATGCGCTTGTTTTATTTAGGACCTCGAGGATCATTTACCTATCAAGCCGCACAAGCAGTTTCTCGCAGTTATGCACTCGATTATGAGCTTGAAGCGTGCGTCAGCGAAAGAGAAATTTTTGACCATGTTGAGCGCGGCGACGGATGGGGAATTATTGCCTGGGAAAATAATGTGGAAGGCTATATTGCCCAAAATCTTGACCGTCTTATTGATGCGCATAATATTGCAGGAATTGAGCGCATTAGCGTCAATGTAGAATTTGATGCTTTCGTACGTCCTGATCATACGGATCTTACAGAAGTAAGCGCTCATCCTCATGGCTTGGCGCAGTGCTCGCAATTTATTACCGAGCATCATTTACGTATGGTTCCTGAGCAGTCCAATACGGCCGCATGTCAAAATCTTCAAGCTCACCAAATTGCTTTAGGCCCTCAGGGTAGCGGCAAGTTATATGGCTTAGAAACCTATCGCTCGCAGGTGCAGGATTATCAGGGAGCACATACAGATTTTTTGGTCTTGGCATCACGTGACGATACTGTAGAACGCAATCGAATGCACAAGCAGTTACATACAGTGTGTGAAAGCATTATTACTGTTATTCCGCTCGTTACAGGACCGGGTGTGGTGGCGAATCTTCTGGATGTGTTTCGCGATAATGGTTTGAATATGACGAGCCTTATTTCACGACCAATTAAAGCTGTGGACGGTACTTATAGTTTTGTAATTACTCTTGATGCGTCACCGTGGGATGCGCAAATGCAAGCAGTTATTGAAGAAATTCAAGAGCATGGTGACTGGGTAAAAATTCTAGCGGTGTATCCACACAGAGATACCACACATGTGCCTGCGTCACAATGGAATTTACCGCATGTAGGTCATAATCCGATGTTAATGGAGGAGTAG
- a CDS encoding DUF3710 domain-containing protein, protein MGFFGFGKKKKDVVNQDVLDETAEETEDIEDADVHGPWDINDDNAPDYDEYLNMGALYLPFLFGIELRLKASNSDGNIVSTTITYKNSSLEMEVFAAPKSMGLWDDIRQEFLNSRAKAQEVEGVFGQEILLPVTVQNKEVMSRIVGVDGPRWMVRAIFTGSAATDDDSEEKQALDKFLSDVVVNRGSEPLAPRDRVFLSRPLTPSQVKEMEAAAARAQNEEDDHSQLELPEDPDGYGQQSQVQHTLRRGPLFSEMR, encoded by the coding sequence ATGGGATTCTTTGGCTTCGGTAAGAAGAAAAAAGATGTTGTTAATCAAGATGTTCTCGATGAAACAGCTGAGGAAACTGAAGACATTGAGGACGCTGACGTTCATGGTCCTTGGGATATCAATGATGATAATGCCCCAGATTATGATGAATATTTGAATATGGGTGCTCTGTATTTGCCATTCCTGTTTGGTATTGAGCTACGTTTAAAGGCATCAAATAGTGACGGTAATATTGTGAGCACAACAATTACCTATAAGAATTCCTCATTGGAAATGGAAGTATTCGCCGCTCCAAAGTCTATGGGACTTTGGGATGACATTCGTCAAGAATTTTTGAATAGTCGAGCAAAAGCACAAGAAGTTGAAGGTGTTTTTGGCCAAGAGATTCTTCTGCCTGTAACCGTGCAGAACAAAGAAGTTATGTCTCGCATTGTTGGTGTGGATGGTCCACGATGGATGGTGCGTGCCATCTTTACTGGCTCAGCAGCAACAGACGATGATTCCGAAGAGAAGCAGGCTTTAGATAAGTTCCTCTCCGATGTGGTTGTTAACCGTGGAAGTGAGCCACTTGCACCGCGTGATCGTGTCTTCTTGAGTAGACCACTTACTCCTTCTCAAGTTAAAGAGATGGAAGCTGCTGCAGCTCGTGCACAGAATGAAGAAGACGATCACAGCCAATTGGAACTGCCTGAAGATCCAGACGGATATGGTCAGCAAAGTCAAGTACAGCACACTTTGCGCCGTGGCCCACTCTTCTCGGAAATGCGCTAA